A stretch of DNA from Perca flavescens isolate YP-PL-M2 chromosome 11, PFLA_1.0, whole genome shotgun sequence:
ATAAAAACCTATAATAATTGTTCAATCCTTCATCCTGACAGTATGTGGAAATAGACACTGGACAACTGGATATTCCTAGATATTCAACTGTAGCTTTAGAAAAAGTAGAAAAGGCCTTTTTGttgtaattataaaataatTCTGTCTCTGCTACTGAAAAACTCACCTGCTCTCATCTCATACAACTCTAGTGTGATACTAATTACTGCCAGCAGATAGCAGTATCTACTATGAAATATAACTTATGAGTACTGTAAGCAGCCAAATGCTGTTATTTATCTGTTAATATGTAATTCCAAAGTGTATGCTCGGTGGGatattagtgatggaaacaaagcAGCAAGTTAAGTTAACTTGCTCAGCTTTTTTTTCTGGGTAAGTCCGCCATCCTGGTTTTGTTACCTATATGGCTTAATTGTTGAGGAATGACTGTTTTATTAACTCTGTGCTGATAAAGCAAGTGTTTTTCAGTGaatgttcatgtttatgttacattcattttatgtatgatacatgtacatgtatgttTGGTTACATGCAGTGCATTCAGAAAGTATTCTGACAGGGAATTGGTATTTGCAGAAAAACGTCTTTCACCTGCGATGGCTACCCTTTGCTATGAAACTTGAAATTTAGCTCAGGTGCCTCCCATTTTTCTTGATCATCTTTGAGCACAGCTGACAATGCATATCAGAGCAAAGACCAGTCTTGACGTCAACAGCTACGAGACAGGATGTCTCGAGGCACGGATCTTGGGGAGGCTGCCAAAACATTTCTGCTTCATTAAGGATTCCCAATAGCACAGTGGATTTTTGTAAataatttttaaatgtaaaaagtttGGAACAACCAGGCAAGTCCCTAGAGCTGGCCACCTGGCCAAACTGAGCAATGCAAGAAGATCCTTGGTAAGAGAGGGGACCAAGAACCCAGTGGTCACTCTGGCTGAGCTCTGAGCTACAGAGATCCTGTGTGGAGATTGAAGACATTTTCAGGATGACAACTATCACTGCAACACCACCAATCTGGGCTTCCTGGCAGAGTGGCCAGACGGAAGCCTCTTCTCAGTAAAAGACACCTCTCCTCAATACGGTACTTAAAGGACTCTCATGCTGCGACAAACAAGATTCTCTAGTCTGATAAAACCAATATTAAACAGTTTGGCCTCAATTCTAAGCATCATGTCTGGACGAAACCAGGCACCTGCGCAACACCATTTCAATGGTAggcatggtggtggcagctgCTGTGGGGGTgttttgcagcagcagagacTGGTTAGGGTTGAGGGAAAATTGAACAGAGCAAAGTACAGAGATATCCTTAATGAAAACCTGTGTGGCCCAGAGCTTTCAGGACCTGGTTCACCTGTCAACAGGACTATGACCCAAAGCTGAACGGCAGCAAGTGAGTCCATTTGTTGAGTCTGATGGTCAATGACTAATAACCCTCAACCCGGCAGTAATTTTGATTTAATCTCTTTTTCTATGTTTATATTTTATCCTAAATGAATTGAAACAAGTGCTGAGCTGTGAACAGTCAGTGGCAGTTGGCGACATGCAAGAGGACACCCAGGTTAAACAAAGTGACGCCTCAGAAGGCGAGTGAGAGTCACTGGGGTTCAAATAGGTCTGCATCCTTTCAGCAACAGATGATGGAACTCAGTATATGGGTGTGGCCTGTTAGTAGCTGGTATAGCCACAAGGCTTAAAGGGGAAATCCGGCCAATTTTTAAGTtacatgtaagggccctgttcatgtggcacagacatattaattgcatttttttggCCTGtcaagaggcacaaaggcactctagaacttgccccgacaactgccgttttagcccAGGGGATGTTTGTACATGTAGCTGctgcttctccgtgttacctgcactgattcgggtcagggttttttctatcaaaagtactcgcgtagctatagcgattaAGATTAACTTAatagaattctcctttaatgttAATTAATTCTCCTAGACatgagaacaaaaacaaaatttgtTCAGAGCTCCCTGTGCCATGATATCTACTGGTTATCAAATATTTTTGTAATCTTACAGATGGCTACTGTCTGCCTGGAATCATTACATTTTGCCCAGGGGGAAACCAACCTTTTAAATCCAAAATTCCCACAGACTGCGCTGACCAGAGGGGAGTGGCATTACCTGGTTACTTGTCTTGTTACTACTCACACCTTTGCTTATCTGAACACAAGCTAGGTGATATTTAAGTGTATTAGTGAAAAAAATGATTATTGAATAGTGTTTGAAAACGATTGGTTGAAGAATTGTAACTTTTTATAACCGACAACCCGACTCGGCCTTATTTGCACAATATGCAGAGGTGTGAAAGTGGGCATTGTTTAAACTATTCTCTCAagcactattttttttaatacaactaCTTTGTCAGTTTCTGTGTGTACAATTCAACCAAGTGCAACACTGTGGATGCCTGTGAAGAGAGACTGTGTATCCCCATAGTATGTACAATTTATCACGTCAACACTACAAAGACATACAATTCTTGGCAAGACATTGGGGGGCAAAGGGAGGCAGCCAGCAAGTTGTGCTTCCAAGTGTGGCTATATGGAAAAGTACACTTGCCTTAAGATGTGGCCAGATGTTCATTTGAAGCATACTGAGGCTTTGAACACCCTGAATCAATATCTCTACTGACCATTGccttacaaaaaaaatgttttgccaaATGTTGGATATTTCAAATAAATCGTAAATAGGTAGTAAAAAAGATTGATTTCCCTAAACGTATTTGCTTTTTGTGACAGTGTATGAAGGAAATTTTCATTGACAATGATGAATAAGTTATGTATCATTTAATCTTAACTTACAGTATTTAGATACTGTCATTtaatagcaacaacaacaagccCAGAGGTGATGTATGCCTACTGTAATGAGTGTCATTAGGTCCTTGACTGTGACCTCCCCAGTGTACCAACTCTACAGGGGTAAACAGGCCTCACGGAACAGGGTTGGCTACAGCAACACTTCATACAGCTAATTCCTGTATGAACCAACAGCTACTGTCTGTTGGCCTTATGTTCCACTAAGCAAATAATTCACAACTCAGTAAAATTATCGAGAAAAGATTCAATATGTCATATTTAGTGTCTGCCTTTTTGTGTAAGAAGTGAGGAGTAATTGCTGACACTGAAGTCAGAAGCAAAATATGGTCATTAGAGTCTTAATGGTCAACATGTTGTTATCTTCATTATCCCTTGATACCAATTAAACTGCACCACTGTGGACAGCCAGCCTGGGCATCCACTCAAACAAACATGCAGCAGGTTTCCACTAacaagcagaggtgtcaagtaatgaagtacaaatacttcgttaccttacttaagtagaaattttgggtatctatactttactggagtaattattttacagcagacttcttacttctactccttacattttcacgcaattgtcttttctttctactccttacattttaaaaatagtcttgttactcctatttcagtttggcttgttttcattgatTGTCATCGTCATCATCCTGCACATGACATCACATCACACTCCAGCAAGGAAATAGCAGACGTATGTAGCCTAGTACGAAGAGGTACGTGGTAGAGACTCAAGAGAACTCAAGCGATATGGCCCAACCAAGCACCAGTGAGGAGGTTGGTAGtcaggaagaccagccaacccttctacatcccTGGCCATACCTGGAAGAATTTTTCAAAATGGTCGGATTCAAAAACAACTCCTTTCCAATGCAAGCCATGCACATTCAAGTACCACAAGCTAATTGTTTCCAATAGGGATGGgcattcaattaaattttcttttttaaagaattaaCTATCGACTATTGATTAAtcatatttttatattgaaattcattatttatttaactttttataaattaaaaatgcaatgaaaatacaaaattacAGCGTGTTTTTCCTCGATGAGATCTTAattatagatatagattatagatatagatataaatTATAGATATATGCGGTGCTCTGAAGCAGCAGGACCTGCAGCTGCGAGCCCGCGTTCTTAAACAGAGACCCTTGTTTgctccaaaataataaataaaaggaatcatgttaaattataacttaatcaaaaacataataatacttAGATCTGACAGGTTTTGTCAAAATTTTACTCAAAACTATCCAAGGCACGGACAAAGcctaataacaaaataaccagTAGGCTAACTCAGATACAACTTCTGCACCAGTCTACTGATTTTTGTTTAGAAAGATAAGCATGTTCACATGATCTGGGGTCAGACGCGACCGCTACCTAGTGACCGTAAGTCCAGCCGCCGAAAACACCTGCGTTGCTGGGATGCACAGGTACCTACGCGCTAACTTGGACAGCCCGGGAACCTTATTCCGTTCTTCGTAGtgagtttctaccagtctggtgaTGGTACGTCGTGGCGGAATGTGATATGCTGGTTCCATTATCCATGTCAATGAACTTGCAGGTCCCTTGGGTAATTTTCTCTCCTCGTTGTGCATCGCAGCTCCTCCCGTGCTAACGCCGAGTTTATGCTAGGTTGAGCATAAACCACATTAACCAGGATTGGATGCACTTTGTTTAGTGGTAGGCTACATCATTTGAGTCGTGGCCGTGTTGTACTTATACACGGCATGTCAGTGTTTGCAGTGAACTAAGTCGTTTTTTTATCAAAATGGTCCCAGACCACACTTTGCCGCGTCCTCTtcatgattacttttgaaatcGTAAAGGAAACTTGCAGCCAGGTAAATGAGTATGGAGTCAAATATTGCCCCACGggttgtaaaatgtttaattgctgccacactgtgaaattcatttcattatttcaaGACTCAGACCACGCAACCAGCATTAGTTTAATCAATAACAAATTAACGTGATCGACGAAattcttaataatcaattatcgaTCTCAAGTaatcatgcccatccctagtttCCAAAACTCGCCGTCTAATTTGAAAAAGCATatcgatattttttttaaattacttttacttttatactttcaGTAGTTTTGAAACGTTTACACTTTttcttgagtaaaaagcttgagttgatacttcaacttctacaaaagtctttttaaACAATAGTATCTATACTCtacctgagtaatgaatgtgaatacttttaaCACCTCTGTTAACAAGCAAAACAACAGGGTCACTAATGTATTTTGGAAAGGCCACTCATTTTCCAACAAATCCTCTACACTGATTGACAGAGTAGTTGTGGTGTAAGTGTAAGTGCACCACTTTGGTTGAGGTTTGGTTAGGTTTCAGGCACAAAACCATCTTGGTTAAATTTGAGTCATGATTAAAAAAGACCATTGTTGACTATTGATAATAAATTAAAGATTTGAACCGTGGTCACCTGTGTCAAACGTCACATCCAAGAGGCACTGTCATCCTACTAGGCAATAAAGATCAGAAGGTCAAATTCACAATAGTATTATTACCATAAATATCCACTAACAATGTCAATCTAATGAGAAGATATcttgtgtgcaaaaaaaaaaatgaatggagtGGGTTTAGAAAGAATTCATcttctggggtctcatttataaaactgtgcataggatccttactataagtgtacgtacgcccaaaagcccaaattggtgtatgctgaaaaaaagtcagatttataaaaccgtgtgtacgcacacctgtaagcaatgttccctttataaatcacagattgactacaagtgtgcgtacgtggatcagcctcttatcccgccctgtacacgcccatttttaaccataaatagtcaatgcaaagcacctcgtgaatgctgataagtatgttaatgaccctggcagttgtacttcgttacaccgaatcatgccgaatcatgacgactggctgagaaaaaaaactcgggaattgctgccaattgaattataatttcggcctgttgtcaCACAGTGTggggaaaccggatctatagactacagatttaacagaactatatattatatccaaacaagccttagtgatgaagttgaagattatatataatattaatttaaaaaaacacttagctgtctgacattttcctttggaaacagccggtttcacccagagtggcgggacctgtatttggaccgggatggcacggttacggtactggacccaattcagtacatagatccaagagcgcagctatattactattacatatatattaggaatttaaatcggcatatgagcgtcatcgtcatggtccctgaagtctctttttctcctcatTCTTCCATTGCTGTCCTCCGgcctgccaaccaagctagctagctaatactAGCTTTAGCTGATAGCTTAagaaagtttgcagattttctgtgtacttttGTATATCTTGTAAATGTCCACACTAGGCCAAAGGTCGACGGTCTATTTTGTGAACGTATTGTCTGATCTGAGATTgcatgttttggacactcaagtaaagagaggggcggagctgtcaaggAATTTCCATCTGGTGATGAATTAGGTCAGGGGGAGGGGGAAGTCTATGGACAGACCTGTTAAGCCCAAATGGGTAGGGCGGGTTAACTAGGAATGTCTAGTTGAGGCCCCTGTACGAGAGATCTTCCACTCACACCTCCTGCTGGGCTTTTTTCGGTATCTCTGTGGAGGTTGGaagcattgaacccgagtgggcAATGTTCAAAGGTTCCATTGGTGAAGCTGCGGCGGTGAGCTGTGGTCTCAAGGTCTTAAACCCCTCAAAGGGCAGTAAACCTTGAACACTGTGGGgaacaccggtggtcagggaagccatGCGACtaaagaaggagtccttccagGATATGTTATGTCAGAGGACTCTGGAGGCGGCAAGGAAATGACAggcctctgccgtgaaaaaggcaAAGTAGGCAAAGTTTCTAAatggggaaccatccaagctgtgtacagtaaggatgggatgctgttgacctcaactgaggaagTAATCAGGCGGTGGAAGGAGAACTTTaaaggaactcctgaatccaatTAACACCTActatggtagaggcagagctggatcTTTGTCAATTTCCCTGGTAGAAGTCATTGAGGTAGTcaaactccacagtggcaaagccccagggattgttAAGATCTGTCCAGAACTGCTGAAAGCTTTGGATTTTGTAGATTGTATTATTGgatgacacgcctcttcaacattgcataAAAGACAGGGACAGTACCCAAAGAGTGGAGattctccttttaaaaaaaaaagggagaccAAAGAGTGTTTGTCAATTACAGGGTTTTTACGATTCTCAGCCTCACTGGTAAAGTcaactccaaggtgctggaaaggagggttcggctgATAGTTGAACCTCACATTGAAAAGGAACAATGAAGATTCTGTCTTGGTCATGGAACAAAGGACCATCTCTTCACTCTCACTCTTTTATCGCTGCTTTTGAAAGATAATGTGGTCTTAATTGGCATTATCGGTCTGTGACATTTAGCACTTTCTGGATCAGTTCACACTGCTAAATCTGACGCCATGGTTCTCAGTAGGAAACCAATGGAGTACCTACTCtgggtagggaatgagtcctttcCCCAAGTGAGggagttcaagtacctcagCATCTTCTtcgtgagtgaggggacaatggagcaggagaatGGCGGACAGTTTGTTGCAGTGGTTTCCAACCTCTTGACTCATGACCTTTAATAACCAACAATGTCTACTTACATTCCCATGGCTCAGGTTGGGAGTGGTTTTCCAATCTTTATTAGATtggatttaaatttaaatttttattggATTCATTGGATTATTCCAACTAAACGGCAAAGGCCTGATGAAGTAAAGAAAATGAAGTTAAATGaggaataacaaaataaatactttgttATTTCTTATTTGCTAATAACTTTGTATTTTCGCAATTGGCCTTTtcacaaaacatattttgacatgtcacagtagaaaTATCACAGTCGTAAAtgataaaatgaatgatgggcttttttttttggtccacaTGCAGACCAACATAATAGCAAAGTCCAGTGTAAGAAAAATGCAACAAGTCTTTAAGGCTAATTGGAGATAACCATCTGTGAATTGGATTTCTTTTAATATATACTGCTAAATTCATGAAATTGTTCTACACGTTATTTTGGTATATTACGAGTATTTAAATCTGTATACATTGACTGACGTTGGTAACCAATTGTTATCCAAAACCTTTATCCCATTTTACTATATGACTGCAGTCAGATAAGTTATTCCAGTCCCAGGAGAGGATGACTGCAAGAAGTGAAGGTGGGATGAAAGATGTCATTCTCAGCTACAGAGGAGTAAAATGCAGCAGAGGACAGGGGAGGGAGGGCAGCTATAAATTGGCTGTATTACAGAGAGCTATGGTCAGACAGTCGACAGAGctactcttctctctctctctgatgatGGAGATCCTGGAAGAAGTTGAACTCTGCTTCCCACAACTCCTCAATTCCTCCTGCAAGAAGCCAATGCGTACTCACTTTGAGTTCATACTGTCTTACATCACACTGTCCTCTATCACTGTGCTCACCACAACTCTCAACCTGCTGGTCATCATCTCAATTGCCCACTTCAAGTATGGGAGACTTAGTTTATGGAATGGAAGAGTTTGGTGGAATGTGTCATGTTATTTATTGTGTGCTATAGATATAATGAATCACAATGTTATTGCTGGTCTTCCTCTCCAGGCAGCTCCACAGCCCCaccaacctcctcctcctctctctggctgtctcagaTTTCTTCGTGGGCCTCCTCATGTTCTTTCAAATTATACTCATAGACGGCTGCTGGTTCCTCGGTGACCTCATGTGTACTCTGTATTATGTTTTAGACTATATCATTAGTTCTGCCTCAGTAGGAACCATGGTGCTCATATCTGTTGACCGCTATGTGGCTATTTGTGATCCTCTGCATTACTCCACTAAAGTCACAGAAAAAAGAGTTcaagtctgtgtttgtctgtgttggaTATGTTCTGTAATTTTTCAAATTCTGGTGCTAAGTGATAACTTGACACAACCAGGCAAGTATATTTCCTGCTCTGGAGAGTGTGTGGTTGTCAGTAGCTACATTGCAGGATTTGTTGATCTGGTTGTGTCCTTTATTATTCCTGTCACTGTCATCATAGTTCTGTATATGAAAGTGTTTgtggtggctgtgtctcaggctcgtgCCATGCAGTCTCATGTTGCAGCAGTCACACTTCAGCGTCCAGTGAAAGTAACTGCTAAGAAATCTGAAATGAAAGCAGCCAGGACTCTTGGAGTTGTTGTAGTTGTGTTTCTAATATGTCTCTGCCCATATTTCTGTGTTGCTCTTACAGATACCTTGCTCAATCCTTCATCTGATGCCTTTGTAATGTGTCTGTATTATTTTAACTCCTGTTTAAACCCTCTgatttatgcctttttttacCCCTGGTTCAGAAAATGTCTTAAACTCGTTGTAACGCTTCAGATACTGCAGCCTGGCTCCAGTGAGACTAACATACTGTAGAAAGAGTGTGGagtgactaaaactacttttgctATCGATACATAAATATACTTGTCCATATTGCAAGGACTTATTGCAAAATGTAGGTCTGCTTCAAGTAAAAAACATGCTACTCTTTGCATTTATTGCATAAACCTGTGGAACTAGTAAGCATTGGACAATCATATCTGCTGTA
This window harbors:
- the LOC114563614 gene encoding trace amine-associated receptor 4-like, encoding MEILEEVELCFPQLLNSSCKKPMRTHFEFILSYITLSSITVLTTTLNLLVIISIAHFKQLHSPTNLLLLSLAVSDFFVGLLMFFQIILIDGCWFLGDLMCTLYYVLDYIISSASVGTMVLISVDRYVAICDPLHYSTKVTEKRVQVCVCLCWICSVIFQILVLSDNLTQPGKYISCSGECVVVSSYIAGFVDLVVSFIIPVTVIIVLYMKVFVVAVSQARAMQSHVAAVTLQRPVKVTAKKSEMKAARTLGVVVVVFLICLCPYFCVALTDTLLNPSSDAFVMCLYYFNSCLNPLIYAFFYPWFRKCLKLVVTLQILQPGSSETNIL